In Anopheles arabiensis isolate DONGOLA chromosome 2, AaraD3, whole genome shotgun sequence, the genomic window GAGCAGCAGAACTGTTGTCTCGAACTACAGCTGTATCATTAAGACGATATatgccaaaagaaaaagagttAGCTGACATTATAGAAATGGTAGATTTATGGTTCAGTGTATCCAACTCATTCCATCCCAATGCCAAATTGCATTACAAAAGATCGTATACTGCTAGTGAAGACCAACTAAAAGCTTTAGATgacatgtttaattttatcgcAAACATGGTAGTtgtaggcaaaaaaaaaatgcaagtaTTTCAAAAAAGTATATTAATGCAGATTTTTACGTTGCCGTGTGATATGTGGCCGAATAAGTGTTTACGACACAACGTAAATTAGATTAGAtaaataaacttaatttatttccGCCTTGTTACTGACACCACACCACATTCGTTGCTAGCTGTATCCCGACTGCCGCTCGCATCCCGATCGTGTAACGAGTAAGAATCGGGATCGCGGATCGGGACGAGTCTCTCGCTAGGACACTCGTGCCCATCAACCGACGAGAGAAAACATCTCGCAGAGAGGGCGCGTGAGTACCCTGCACGTACGCACCCAACATCTCCCCTCTTTTAAAAACGCCTGTACGGGTCGAACCTACTGGGCGGTCTTCTATGCCTAGAAGAGCGACGTGGTTCTCGGGTTGGAGCTTGTACCGGAATTGGGAAATTCGTTGGATGCAGCGGTTCCGCGTTTGAGGCCGTACGCGGATCGATGACTGCTGACGTTTGTGGGTGTGATGCAGACGATACGCTCGTGTGTGTAGATGTAGTATGCTGTAgcgatgctgatgatggttcGGCTGTTGATGTCGTCGGTTGCGGAGTAAGGTGGTAGGAATCCAAAAGAATATCTAGCGGTAAACCGTCAGACTCCGATGattcacgatgacgatgatgatgacgttcACGGCGCTCGCGCAGCTGGTTCACGTGGCTTCTTATGGTCTTTCTATTGACTGTCCTAACGGTGTACATTACGTTTCCAATGCGGCTAACAATGGTCCCAGCTGTCCAACTCCAACCGTTGCGAGAATAACACTTAACATATACCAGGTCGGACGAGCGAAATTCCCTGCGTTTAGCTGCTACTGGACTGTCTGTTAACCCTCCTGCGAGTGTTGGACGTAATAGGTCTAAGGTTGTACGCATTGGTCTGCCAAACATTATCTCCGCTGGTGATTTTAGCCCTTCTAACACGGAGCTCGGAGTACTTCGGTAGGACAGTAGGAATGCATCCAGCGCCTCTTGCATCGTTCTCCCATCGGCTGATATTTTCTTAACGGTCCGCTGTGAAAGTATCAACGAACCTTTCAGCCTGCCCGTTAGACTGCGGATGATAGGGTGCCGTCGTTATGTGCTCGATGCCGTtctggaagcaaaaaaacttaaaatctTCGCTCGTAAACTGCGTACCGTTATCAGATACTAGAGTGGTTGGAACACCGAACCGGGCGAATATTCCGCGTAAGATGCCGATGGTTGCTGCGGATGTAGTGCTGCTCGTTCGAAATACTTCAGGCCATTTCGTGAACGAATCTACTACGATGAGGTAGAAATCTCCATCTAGTGGACCAGCATAGTCCACATGAATGCGCTGCCATGGACCTGCAGCTTTTGGCCAAGGAACGGGGCTTGAGTGAGGGGGTGATCGTGCAACTGCTTGGCACGCGTTACATGTTTTGACCCATTCTGTGATGTCAGCGTCCAAGGATGGCCAATAAAGGTAGCTTCTGGCCAATGCTTTCATCCGTTGTATGCCAGGATGACCGTGGTGTATTTGTTGCAGACATTGCTGTTGTAGAACTCGAGGAATCACCACCCTCTCCCCGAACAAAATACAACCATCAACGGTTGATAAAGCATCCTTACGTGCGAAGAAACGAGACAATTCCCCTGTGTAGGTTGCATTACTGGGCCATCCTTCACGTATGTAATGCACGAGCTTTTGCAGTAGGGGGTCTTTCCGTGTTTCTCTGATAAGGTCTGCAAAATGAAGTGGAGTGTTATGAAGCGCACTTACCACCATTGCTTTGATGTCTGTTTCTATGCATGCGATCACGGTGTCTTCTTCAGGTTTGGCTTGTGTGTTGATCGAGCGCGAAAGCAAGTCAGCGTTTCCGAAGTCATCGGTGCGTACATACTCTATGCTGAAATCATACGCTAGAAGAGTGAGTGCGAAACGCTGCAAACGGTTTGCGGTGACGGTCGGGATACCCTTCTTTGAGCCGAAAATATGAAGAAGAGGTCGATGGTCCGTTTGAAGAACAAAACGCCTGCCGAAGATCattttatgaaacttttttaCAGCGAAGATGATAGCCAAGCCTTCGCGATCGATTTGGCTGTAATGACGCTCTGCTTCACTGAGGGCGCGGGAAGCATGTTGAATTACGCGCATTGCACCTCCAGGATACACGTGGCTAATCGTTGCGCCAAGGCCGATGGACAAAGCGTCTGCAGAAACGATTATCTTCTGCCGTGGATCATAGTGCGTTAGAAGTAGGTCGGACGATAGGAGAGACTTGAACGTTGCGAACGACTTTTTGCATTCTGGCGTCCAGCAGAATGAATTATTTGCCTTAAGCAAATTGTCTAACGGATATCGCAGCTTCCTCATATTCGGGATGAACTTCCCGTAATAATTAATTGCTCCCAGAAATGATCTCACACCGGATATGTCTTTCGGTTCAGGGAGCTTCTTTATAAGCTCGATTTTTTGACGGATCTGGTCGTAGTCCGTGGCTATCGATCACGTGTCCAAGGTACGTGATTTTCTGCTGTTTAAAAGCACATTTATCGGCTCGTATCGTAAATCCATATTCTTGAAGCCTGTGTAATACTTCTGCCAAATTTGTGTCATGCTCGTGTTCGCTACTTCCTCCTACGATGATATCGTCAAGATATCCTGATACGCCCTTAAGCCCTGCGAGCATTGTATCCATAAGTTGCTGGAAGGCAGCAGGAGCAACTTTGATGCCGGGCGGTAGGCGGTTGTAGTGGTACAAGCCTCTATGCGTATTTATGGTAAGTAGCGGTCTGTATTGAGGATCGATTTCGACTTGGAGAAAGGCGTCCGTTAAGTCGATTTTGCTGAACATGGTGCAGTTGGACAGCCTTGAAAATATGTCCTCTGGAAGTGGTAACGGGTAATCATGTGGTCTTAGCGCTTCGTTCAACCCAGTGGAATAATCGCCACATAGCCGAATTTTTCCGTTTGCCTTCTTAACCACTACTACCGGTGCTGCCCATTCAGAAAACTTTACAGGTGTTATTATACCCAACTTTTCTAGCCTATCAAGCTCTAGATTTACAGGCTCTTGCATAGCGTATGCAACGGGTCTTTTTGGACGAAAGACTGGACGGCAGTTGTCTTTCAGCGTCAAGGTAACCCCTGCCTTTTTACATAGGCCTATTCCTTGAAAGACTGTTGGGAACCGTTCTTGCCATTGCTTCGGCGTGGTAGACGTACCTGTAACGTGGCAGCAAAAACTGTCCATCTGAACCGACCATAGAGCAAACGCTTCGATAACATCAGCACCTAAAAGTAACAAACGCGATTTAGAGACGCGAATCACGGTTTGCTTTGCCTGTCCATTCACTTAGACAGTGCACGGGAACTCTCCTTCCAGGGATAGGTTAGCACCTGAGGCGGTTCTAGCGATTACGGATGGTGCTGCTAACTGGGGACTGCCAATGAGCTTCCACGTTGTGTGATCTATCACAGTAATGTCGGAAGCCGTGTCCAACTGCATACGAACCGGTGTACCATTCATCGTAAGTGACACGAATCTGCGCCGTTGCTGTACACTCTGGACGTTCACTGTCACCATCCTTAATTGTGTTTTACGCTGCTTCCAGGGGCGTTTGCCGGGCTTACGGGATCTTATGGTGTTGCAATAGCCTTCTTTGTGGCCCGTCCGGGAACATGTTGTGCATCGGTGTTGCTTGTACGGGCAATCGCGGCTCCAATGCAGCCCTCCGCACGACCAACAAGGGGTAGTAGGATTGTCGCGCTTGGGTTGGAACTGACGTGGTGCGCgatgcatttttgtgtttactGCTAGAACACGCTCTGGTACCGGTGCCTCGATCATTGCGCTATCCTTTTTCAGGTTGATTAACCGATAGCACTCTGAAGAAAGCTGTTGCAAGGTCACGCAGGCCTTATCCTCAATGCGGGCTAGCAGTCGCGTCCTGATGTCTGCGTCGATCTCGTCTTTCAACCCGCACACGTACAGCAAACACTTGAACTCTTCCTCGTTCAACTTCTTCAGCTCGAACTCGACACACGCCTTGTTAATCCGACACGCATAGCTGAGATGATCCTCGGTCCGCGTCTTCATGATCTGCAAGCATTTGAACCGCTTGCTCAGCAGCGATTCTTGGGTGTCGAACAGGCATGTAAGTTTTTCCACAGTCTGCTCGAGTGAAAAATCCGGCGGGCGGCTCGGCATGATGAAGCTTAAGTAGCGATCGTGCTCGGATGGTCCCAGTTTGCGCAGCAACAATCGCACTTTGGCTGCGTCGTCGATCCTTGCCGCGTCCTTCTGGAACAGGTCGAGATAGCGTGAAAACCAGCTTTTGAAGGTTATACCAGTCTCCTTGTTGTATTGAAACTCTGAAATGTGGTGAGACAGAGTATCAATTATTTGTTCAGGCTGCAAGGTGGTGGGTGGGGCGCATTGGCTCGGCATGCGCGCGTGAAGAAAATCTTtaagcagctgctgctgctgtgtcattTGCTGTTGAAGCAAATTCGTCATTTGCAGCATCGTTGCACTATCCGCGCTGCTAATGATGGCTGGTGACGCATTGTTTAGCGATGGCGTCGACGTAGGCTGCGATGGCGTCGACGTAGGCTGCGATGGCGGCTGGATTATCATCGGCGGTACTACTGATGCTCCTTCTCGATGCGCGAAATTTGGCATAGACACGCCTGGTACGCTGGCACGATTTTGCGATAATCGACGCGGGTCAACGTCCGCAAAAATATCCATCTGGTTTGCGTCGGCTTGCTCCATCCTACGACGCTTGCGACACGGTGGTCCTATGTTTGATACACTTGCACACGTTAAACTGAACACACGTTCAAGTAAATTGTTCTCGTCGCCACTTTTACGTTGCCGTGTGATATGTGGCCGAATAAGTGTTTACGACACAACGTAAATTAGATTAGAtaaataaacttaatttatttccGCCTTGTTACTGACACCACACCACATTCGTTGCTAGCTGTATCCCGACTGCCGCTCGCATCCCGATCGTGTAACGAGTAAGAATCGGGATCGCGGATCGGGACGAGTCTCTCGCTAGGACACTCGTGCCCATCAACCGACGAGAGAAAACATCTCGCAGAGAGGGCGCGTGAGTACCCTGCACGTACGCACCCAACACAGattaattctttaaaaatgcTGTTGGTCGACATGAAAGCAAAGCACGATATCAACTATTTATCCACGCATAAGGTAAGATcataaaaatcatatttaaataattacaccaaccaatttaaataatggtttttatcgttttcgttCGTATCTTTTCAGCTTAATCAAGACCTGttagaaaactttttttctcAGTTGAGACAAAAAGGTGGTACGTATGACCATCCATCTCCTTTAAATTGTATATACAGAATACGTCTAATGATTCTGGGGAAATCGCCAAGCGTATTGAAATCGGTTACAgataatgaaaacaacaaaaaaaaaaaattgagccTGATGTATTTGTCACATCAGctgattttgaaaatgaaacagaCCAGCTAAATGAAATATGCGTTAGTCAAGAACACTACGTATCAGCTACCATATTTCATGAAGCTGAGATTGTTCCTTCCCTTCCGGATTTTGATGCGACAGACGCAGACGATGAGTTTAGCGCAACAAATTTTGACTCACTGTTTACTTTAAATGAACAGGAGAAGGATGGCCTTGAATATATAATAGGCTATATTGGTCGAAAATTTAGGGATAAATATTCATATTTAGGACAATATACGTGTAATTTGACAGAGGACCATTGCTACAGTCAACCACAGTCTTATGTTGAACACATATCGGCTGGAGGTTTATACAAGCCATCCGCTAGCTTCCTTGACCAAGGATTGAAAATGGAGGAAATTTTTCAAAGAACTCACAAGGATGGAAAACTGATTCAAAGTAAACGAATTGTAAATACATTTACAGACCTCCTCCAAACACATTTCCCTGATTTCCCAATAGAAATTCTAAAAACATTTGCTAAACTTAGAATAATCATGAGAATGAGATTactcaatataaaaaaaagcggaaattcgaaggaacaaaaaaagaaagacaccAATGGAAAGACAAGCGGCTAAAAAATGTAGAAGAATAGTGAATTAGTCGTTGTATGCATGGCAAACTGTTGctcattttatatatttattaatttatttttgttcttgtaactttgattttagttttgttaACTGTTTCTTAGTTCTGTTTTTTGATATTATTTATGTTAACTTATTATTTTGAATGGCATCATTCTTGATAGCTTTATTGGAACAAACTgtgatattttattaataGATTACAAAACTCATTAATTTAAAAGATCCTGTGCTAAAATACTGTGGTAGTCCCTAGCTGGTGGAGTAATCGGAACCGGCTGGAGCTGCTGGAATCTTTACAAACTTTCTAAACTATTTGATATAGTATGACCTCAAAACGTATCACCGAAGTTAGTGTAATGCCGTTGGCATTTATATTTTGGTATTAAGTATAGACAAAATATAGTATTAAGTGCAACTTAATACAGcactaaaaataataacaaaatttaGAGCCGGTCTGAAGGTATATACGATACACGCGCTGGCTCCAAAAAAGCCCGGACGTGTATGACTACAATACAAGTAAGAAATGGCTATCTGGTTGTGTCATACAGTAATCTGTGAAGACTTTATAAGCCAACATGACCTCGcagagaagaaagaagagcACAGGCGGAAATAATGTCAAAGTCTATATGTATAGATATATACAGAGTGCAGAGAAACATACTATACTAACTGAACTATATCACACCAAAGACATTACACTAACCTAAGTCACACGTAAAGATGTCGATCTGTATTATTCATTTTAGAATATTTGTAACGCTGTCATCGGCTCCGAACGGTTTATATTATTCCAACGTGTTGGTAGAATTTCGCTAACCTTCCAAAGTAGCTTTCGATTGTGGTATTATAACACGGGTACGGAGGTAGTTATCATTTAAATATAGTCtattaaaagtaaaatttcATCAAACTGGATATTGCTGTAGGCGGAGTAAAACGCCGCAAGATTCTTATAATGAACTATATGCaacgaaaacgaacaaaataagTACAAACTACCTTTCTAGTCTGACTGTTGTGATATGATACATGTTAATCATAAAGTGCTGAACTTGTAGCTATACATTAGATTTCAAACGTaggatttattaaattaaaaaaaaaaacaggtattGTCCTGTTTTGTGAACGAACTCAAATTGAAAGGTAACAATActacaaataaattattttttcgaaTCAGATCGAATTCCAAAATCAAATGTTTATGTCTACAATTCATTACTTTCACTTCTGAGATATAAATACTGTAAGTATATGTTTCGTCTTTGTTTGGGGGTGATGAAGggttataaaaatatataatggAA contains:
- the LOC120908786 gene encoding LOW QUALITY PROTEIN: uncharacterized protein K02A2.6-like (The sequence of the model RefSeq protein was modified relative to this genomic sequence to represent the inferred CDS: deleted 1 base in 1 codon), which produces MEQADANQMDIFADVDPRRLSQNRASVPGVSMPNFAHREGASVVPPMIIQPPSQPTSTPSQPTSTPSLNNASPAIISSADSATMLQMTNLLQQQMTQQQQLLKDFLHARMPSQCAPPTTLQPEQIIDTLSHHISEFQYNKETGITFKSWFSRYLDLFQKDAARIDDAAKVRLLLRKLGPSEHDRYLSFIMPSRPPDFSLEQTVEKLTCLFDTQESLLSKRFKCLQIMKTRTEDHLSYACRINKACVEFELKKLNEEEFKCLLYVCGLKDEIDADIRTRLLARIEDKACVTLQQLSSECYRLINLKKDSAMIEAPVPERVLAVNTKMHRAPRQFQPKRDNPTTPCWSCGGLHWSRDCPYKQHRCTTCSRTGHKEGYCNTIRSRKPGKRPWKQRKTQLRMVTVNVQSVQQRRRFVSLTMNGTPVRMQLDTASDITVIDHTTWKLIGSPQLAAPSVIARTASGADVIEAFALWSVQMDSFCCHVTGTSTTPKQWQERFPTVFQGIGLCKKAGVTLTLKDNCRPVFRPKRPVAYAMQEPVNLELDRLEKLGIITPVKFSEWAAPVVVVKKANGKIRLCGDYSTGLNEALRPHDYPLPLPEDIFSRLSNCTMFSKIDLTDAFLQVEIDPQYRPLLTINTHRGLYHYNRLPPGIKVAPAAFQQLMDTMLAGLKGVSGYLDDIIVGGSSEHEHDTNLAEVLHRLQEYGFTIRADKCAFKQQKITYLGHVIDSHGLRPDRQKIELIKKLPEPKDISGVRSFLGAINYYGKFIPNMRKLRYPLDNLLKANNSFCWTPECKKSFATFKSLLSSDLLLTHYDPRQKIIVSADALSIGLGATISHVYPGGAMRTSTSTA